In Candidatus Contubernalis alkalaceticus, the genomic window TGATGGAGTTAATTAAAAGCCCGGTTTATGGCCATGGGAAAAATCTTAATCCCTGTATCGACTGCCATGCTCTCATGGTGAAAAAGGCTGGTCAATATATGGAAAAGATAGGAGCTCAATTTATTATCACCGGGGAAGTTTTAGGGGAAAGGCCTAAGTCCCAAAATTATAAAGCCCTGGAGATTGTGGCCAGGGAATCTGGGTATGAAGGGCTTCTTTTGAGGCCTCTGTCCGCCAGGCAATTATCCCCTACAATCCCTGAACAAAAGGGTTGGGTGGACCGGGAAAAACTTGGAGACATTCAAGGACGCTCCCGAAAGCCTCAAATGGCCCTGGCAAAAAAATATGAACTGAAGGAGTATCCCAGTCCAGCCGGAGGTTGCCTTTTGACGGTAGAGGGCTTTTCTCAAAAGTTAAAAGACCTTTTGGCGGATAATCCAGATCCCCAACGCTTAGAGATTGAGCTTTTAAAGGTGGGCAGGCACTTTCGCCTGGCACCGGGCATTAAATTGGTGGTGGGCAGGAATCATGAGGAGAACAATACTATAGAAAGCTTGGCCCAATTAGGGGATCGGATTTTAAAGGCTGCAAATATTCCGGGCCCTACGGCACTGTACCGGGGAGAAGGGGATTACCTCCCCACTGCAGCAGCCCTTACCGCTCGCTACAGTGATGCTGAAGGGGAGAGTGTGCCGGTCATCGTGACAAGGGTGGGGAAAGAGGGCCAAGAAGAAATAACAGTAAAACCTTTGGAGGATAAAAAAATAGCTGTTTTACGAATTGAGTAAAAGACGGGGGTCAGGCTTGAAATATTCCTTTATTCACTCACTAATTTTAACCAAGATATTAGTTAGTTAGACAAGAATTTGGGAATCATTCAAGCTTAACCCCAGAATTCCAGAAGTCCAGGCGTTAAATGGGCTGCTTGATCTCAGATTGGACGGATGTGTTAAATGGAAAAGAAATGTGGTATAATACTCTTTAATACTTTACAGTGAGGTGAACTTATTGATCCCCGAAAAATATAGTAAAGAGGGACTAACTTTTGATGATGTTCTGCTGCTTCCCTCCAGGTCTGAGGTGCTGCCGGGGGATGTGGATGTTTCTACGTATTTAACTAAAAAAATTAAACTAAACATTCCAATTATGAGTGCTGGGATGGATACAGTGACCGAAGCCAGGCTGGCTATTGCCATCGCCCGAGAGGGAGGTATCGGTGTAATTCATAAAAATATGTCCATTGAAAGACAAGCTATGGAAGTGGATCGAGTCAAAAGATCCGAGCACGGAGTGATTACCCAACCTTTTCATCTTTCTCCCCATCACAGGGTGCAGGATGCTGCTGATCTTATGGCCCGTTATAGAATTTCCGGTGTCCCCATTACCGAAGGGATTAAGTTGGTAGGGATTTTAACTAACCGTGACCTTCGTTTTGAAGAGGATTATTCCAAAAGAATAAGAGAAGTGATGACCAAAGATAAGCTGGTAACGGCTTCAGAGGGCACTACTTTAGAAGAAGCCAAGGTAATTCTGCAGAAATATAAAATAGAAAAGCTCCCCATTGTGGACGGTGAATTTAATTTAAAAGGTCTAATTACTATTAAAGACATTGAAAAGGCCATTCAATTTCCCCAATCGGCGAAAGATAAAAACGGGAGGCTGCTGGCCGCTGCCGCTGTTGGGATTGATGCTGCTACCATGGAGAGGGCGAGAGCTCTGTCGGAGGCAGGTGTAGACGTTATTGTTGTAGATACTGCTCATGGACATTCGGTGTCAGTTTTAAATACTGTAAGTGCCTTGAAGGAAAAATATCCCCAGGTTGAACTGGTAGCAGGAAATGTAGCGACGGCAGAGGGAACAAGGGATTTGATTAAAGCGGGAGCCGACTGCGTTAAGGTTGGAATTGGCCCTGGATCAATTTGCACAACCCGAGTGATTGCCGGGATTGGAGTGCCTCAGGTTACGGCCATTCATGATGCCGCTGAAGCTGCCCGGGAGGCAGGGGTTCCTATTATCGGAGATGGAGGAATCAAATACTCTGGAGATATTCCCAAAGCTCTGGCGGCGGGGGCAAACCTGGTTATGATCGGAAGCCTTTTTGCGGGCACAGAGGAAAGCCCGGGAGAGTTTGAAATATACCAGGGAAGAAGCTATAAAGTATACCGCGGCATGGGATCTTTGGGAGCCATGAAGGAAGGAAGCAGTGACCGGTATTTTCAGGACTGCACTACCAAGCTGGTGCCTGAGGGTATTGAAGGACGGGTCCCCTACCGGGGGACATTATCCGATACAGTTTATCAGCTGGTGGGAGGCCTCAGGGCAGGAATGGGGTACTGCGGCGTCAAGGATGTTAATGAACTTAAAACTAAAGTAAAATTTATCAGGGTGACTTCGGCGGGGTTAAAGGAAAATCATCCCCATGATGTTCAAATCACGAAAGAGGCCCCCAACTATATGCTGGGGAATATCTAATTTAAGGGATAATAGCCTGACTTTAGCAGAAACTTGTTTTTAATAAGCTCCCCACCACTATGCGTTAGCGTAGGTGGGGTTTTTACTCAGGTGGAGTAGACTCTCCATTTGATTCCCCGATGTTTCAGCTTGCTGAAACCAGTTCACTTATGAATATGTCCTGGCCTATTATTGTTTTGAAACTGAAAAGATAAACAAGACAGGCACTTTTTTTCTAAAAAAAGATATAATAATTAGTAAAACTAAGCATAATACCAAATTTACTAAAATATACTAAATAATGCACATAATAGTAAGGGGTGATAAATGTTGGAGGAAAAAATTAAATCAGCCTGTCTGGTTTGTGAGCAGGAGAAGTGTTCCGGCATTTTTGTCCTGGGTTCGTTTATTTGTGATGAATGTGAGAAAAAAATTATTGAGACCAGGGTTCATGATCATGAGTACAGCGGCTATCTTCATAAGCTAAAAAAAATATGGGAGTTCGTTTTAACATATTAGCAAAGGACGGGGTTTTCCCCGTCTTTTTCTGATATAATTAACAGGATAGGCTATAATAACTAGAAGGTGAATTTATTGAATCAGAAAAAAGCACCTGTTTTGGAAGGTATCTTTAAATATATCTTAGAGGACTACAAGTCATTCCATGTTCCCGGTCATCAGGGGGGCAAAGGAATGGACGGGCCATTAAAATTGCTGTTAAAGCAGCCTTTTAAGGCTGATTTAACTGAAATTTCAGGGTTGGACAATCTTCATGCCCCCCGCAGTATAATTAAGGAGGCAATGGTAATTGCTGCAGAGGCTTTTGGTGCCGCTGAGACATTCTTTTTGGTGAATGGGTCTACTGCGGGGCTTATGGCCATGGTCAATACTGTCTGCCGGCCGGGAGAAAAGATTATCATTCCCCGGAGGATGCACCAGGGGGTTTTTGGAGGGATCATAACCTCTGGTGCGGATCCT contains:
- a CDS encoding tRNA 4-thiouridine(8) synthase ThiI translates to MKVKAVALFSGGLDSQLSVLMVQEQGVEVVGITFSTPFFTPEAAIKAAEQLELPLEVEDFTQGLMELIKSPVYGHGKNLNPCIDCHALMVKKAGQYMEKIGAQFIITGEVLGERPKSQNYKALEIVARESGYEGLLLRPLSARQLSPTIPEQKGWVDREKLGDIQGRSRKPQMALAKKYELKEYPSPAGGCLLTVEGFSQKLKDLLADNPDPQRLEIELLKVGRHFRLAPGIKLVVGRNHEENNTIESLAQLGDRILKAANIPGPTALYRGEGDYLPTAAALTARYSDAEGESVPVIVTRVGKEGQEEITVKPLEDKKIAVLRIE
- a CDS encoding sigma factor G inhibitor Gin is translated as MLEEKIKSACLVCEQEKCSGIFVLGSFICDECEKKIIETRVHDHEYSGYLHKLKKIWEFVLTY
- the guaB gene encoding IMP dehydrogenase — its product is MPEKYSKEGLTFDDVLLLPSRSEVLPGDVDVSTYLTKKIKLNIPIMSAGMDTVTEARLAIAIAREGGIGVIHKNMSIERQAMEVDRVKRSEHGVITQPFHLSPHHRVQDAADLMARYRISGVPITEGIKLVGILTNRDLRFEEDYSKRIREVMTKDKLVTASEGTTLEEAKVILQKYKIEKLPIVDGEFNLKGLITIKDIEKAIQFPQSAKDKNGRLLAAAAVGIDAATMERARALSEAGVDVIVVDTAHGHSVSVLNTVSALKEKYPQVELVAGNVATAEGTRDLIKAGADCVKVGIGPGSICTTRVIAGIGVPQVTAIHDAAEAAREAGVPIIGDGGIKYSGDIPKALAAGANLVMIGSLFAGTEESPGEFEIYQGRSYKVYRGMGSLGAMKEGSSDRYFQDCTTKLVPEGIEGRVPYRGTLSDTVYQLVGGLRAGMGYCGVKDVNELKTKVKFIRVTSAGLKENHPHDVQITKEAPNYMLGNI